The following are encoded together in the Juglans microcarpa x Juglans regia isolate MS1-56 chromosome 2D, Jm3101_v1.0, whole genome shotgun sequence genome:
- the LOC121249838 gene encoding callose synthase 7, whose product MASSSGTKPPSRRMTRQQTRAAEMPDEDVSEVVPSSLSPIVPILRVAKEIETDNPRVAYLCRFLAFEKAHMMDPISSGRGVRQFKTYLLHKLERDEDDTKGKLAPPGNDPKEVRLYYHQFYEKNIKGSEYTKKPEEMSKIFQIAGVLHEVLKTVLPHGKLDDETEKYVKDVERRRQQYEHYPDGVNPSTMELPEIKAVVQALRNVGNLPRFQSTPSLPSGSSVTATERVKSSFDILDWLSTVFGFQKGNVANQREHLVLLLANIDIRNQETENTTELGSATVMELKGKLFKNYISWCNYLHRKPKFGSSQGFGRQQLELIYIGLYLLIWGEASNIRFMPECLCYIFHNMANELNEILHISVSAVSGATYQRTARDEEYFLREIISPIYQVLLKEVMRNKGGTESHSAWRNYDDLNEYFWSDRCFRLGWPMDLKAEFFRHSDIMKPANMRFKQTVDGKRKPKTNFVEVRTFLHLYRSFDRMWIFLILAFQVMVIVGWSSSGSLAALFDAEVFRSVLSIFITSAFLNLLQATLDIIFSWNAWKSLKFSQIIRYLLKFAIAAVWAVVLPIGYSSSVQNPTGLVKFFSSWAGDWRNQSFYNYAVALYLVPNILAAILFLLPPLRRTMERSNWAIITLLMWWAQPKLYVGRGMHEDMFSLLKYTLFWILLLISKLAFSYYVEILPLVGPTKLIMEIPISNYQWHEFFPNVTHNIGIVIAIWAPIVLVYFMDAQIWYAIFSTLFGGIHGAFSHLGEIRTLGMLRSRFAAVPSAFCERLVPLLDKENKRNHLDPLQERKNIASFSQVWNEFINSMRSEDLISNRDRNLLFVPYSSNDITVVQWPPFLLASKIPIALDMAKDFKGSDDDLFKKIRSDAYMHSAVIECYETLKDIIFDLLEDERDKMILMQICQDIDNSIHGKKLLYNFKMSELPQLSEKLEKFLKLLQAEEDKISEAQIINVLQDIMEIITRDIMVADNQILENVHHGSNGNKEQRFERLDIDKMLQKSWKDKVVRLYLLLTVKESAINVPQNLEARRRITFFANSLFMTMPSAPKIRKMLPFSVLTPYYKEDVLYSVDELKKENEDGISVLFYLQKIYPDEWTNLQERMAETIDTKKDCEPGDREKAKMELICEWVSYRGQTLARTVRGMMYYKKALELQCFLDFAGDNAIYSGYQSLVLNEMEKKAFNDRAQALADLKFTYVVSCQVYGNQKKSDDPRDKSCYSNILNLMLKYPSLRVAYIDEGEEKVNGKTEKLYFSVLVKGGEKYDEEVYRIKLPGRPVDIGEGKPENQNHAIIFTRGEALQTIDMNQDNYFEEAFKMRNVLEEFLKRRRSRRKPTILGLREHIFTGSVSSLAWFMSNQETSFVTIGQRILANPLRVRFHYGHPDIFDRIFHITRGGISKASRVINLSEDIFAGYNSTLRGGFITHHEYIQVGKGRDVGMNQISLFEAKVANGNGEQTLSRDVYRLGRRFDFYRMLSFYFTTVGFYFSSMVTVLTVYVFLYGRLYMVMSGVEREILENTSIRHSKALEEALATQSVFQLGLLLVLPMVMEIGLEKGFRTALGDFVIMQLQLASVFFTFQLGTKAHYYGRTILHGGSKYRATGRGFVVFHAKFADNYRMYSRSHFVKGLELFILLVVYEVYGESYRSSNLYLFVTISMWFLVASWLFAPFLFNPSGFDWQKTVDDWTDWKRWMGNRGGIGIAPDKSWESWWNEEQEHLKHTNIRGRVLEIILSFRFFVYQYGIVYHLDITHHSKSILVYALSWLVMVTALLVLKMVSMGRRRFGTDFQLMFRILKALLFLGFISVMTVLFVVCGLTVSDLFAAILAFTPTGWALVLIGQACRTLLNRVGFWESIKELARGYEYIMGLIIFMPTAILSWFPFVSEFQTRLLFNQAFSRGLQISMILAGKKEKTP is encoded by the exons ATGGCGAGCTCCAGCGGGACGAAGCCGCCTTCTCGTCGAATGACTCGGCAACAGACTCGAGCGGCCGAGATGCCGGATGAGGACGTCAGTGAGGTGGTgccctcttccctctctcccaTCGTGCCCATTCTCCGCGTCGCCAAGGAGATTGAGACCGACAACCCCAGAGTTGCCTATCTCT GCCGCTTCCTTGCATTTGAGAAGGCACATATGATGGATCCGATATCAAGTGGACGTGGTGTTCGTCAATTCAAGACATATCTGTTGCATAAACTTGAAAGG GACGAAGACGACACGAAGGGGAAGCTTGCACCTCCTGGAAATGATCCAAAAGAGGTTCGGTTGTATTACCACCAATTCTATGAGAAAAATATCAAAGGAAGCGAATATACAAAAAAACC GGAGGAGATGTCAAAGATTTTCCAGATTGCAGGTGTATTACATGAAGTGCTGAAGACAGTTTTACCTCATGGGAAACTTGATGATGag ACAGAAAAATATGTCAAAGATGTTGAGAGGAGAAGGCAACAGTATGAACACTATCCAGATGGGGTTAACCCATCAACTATGGAACTTCCTGAG ATCAAAGCAGTAGTACAAGCCCTACGTAATGTGGGTAATCTGCCGAGATTCCAATCAACTCCCAGCCTCCCAAGTGGCAGTTCAGTAACGGCTACAGAGAGGGTTAAATCTAGCTTTGATATACTTGATTGGCTTTCGACTGTGTTTGGGTTTCAG AAAGGGAATGTAGCAAATCAGAGGGAGCACCTAGTATTGCTACTTGCCAATATTGACATAAGGAATCAGGAAACTGAAAATACTACTGAG CTGGGTAGTGCCACTGTAATGGAGTTAAAGGGTAAACTTTTTAAGAATTATATCTCATGGTGTAACTATCTGCATCGTAAACCAAAGTTTGG GTCTTCTCAAGGTTTTGGCAGACAACAGTTAGAGCTTATTTACATTGGACTTTATCTTCTTATATGGGGTGAAGCTTCAAATATCCGATTCATGCCTGAATGCCTTTGCTACATTTTCCATAAT ATGGCCAATGAACTCAATGAGATCTTGCATATAAGCGTCAGTGCTGTCAGTGGAGCCACATACCAAAGAACAGCACGtgatgaagaatattttttgaggGAAATCATAAGCCCTATCTACCAAGTCCTGCTTAAG GAAGTTATGAGAAACAAAGGAGGCACGGAAAGCCATTCAGCATGGAGAAATTATGATGATCTAAACGAGTACTTCTG GTCCGACAGATGTTTCAGACTTGGGTGGCCAATGGACCTCAAAGCAGAATTTTTTCGGCATTCCGATATAATGAAACCTGCAAACATG AGATTTAAACAAACTGTCGATGGAAAGAGGAAGCCTAAAACAAATTTTGTGGAAGTCCGTACATTTTTGCACCTTTACAGAAGTTTTGATCGAATGTGGATATTTCTTATTTTGGCTTTCCAG GTGATGGTAATTGTTGGCTGGAGTTCTTCTGGATCTCTTGCTGCTCTATTTGATGCAGAAGTCTTCAGAAGTGTTTTGAGCATATTCATTACTTCTGCTTTTCTTAATCTTCTGCAAG CCACTCTGGATATAATTTTTAGTTGGAATGCTTGGAAGAGTTTGAAATTCAGCCAAATAATACGGTATCTTCTGAAGTTTGCAATAGCGGCTGTGTGGGCTGTGGTTCTGCCAATTGGTTATTCCAGTTCAGTGCAGAACCCAACAGGATTGGTGAAGTTCTTCAGTAGCTGGGCTGGGGATTGGAGGAATCagtcattttataattatgctGTTGCACTTTATTTGGTACCCAATATACTTGCTGCTATACTGTTTTTACTTCCACCTTTACGAAGAACCATGGAACGTTCAAACTGGGCAATTATCACTCTTCTTATGTGGTGGGCTCAG CCCAAACTTTATGTGGGAAGAGGCATGCACGAGGACATGTTTTCACTGCTTAA ATATACACTGTTTTGGATTCTGTTGCTAATCAGCAAGCTAGCATTTAGCTACTATGTCGAG ATACTGCCACTAGTTGGACCAACAAAGTTAATTATGGAGATTCCAATCAGTAACTATCAGTGGCATGAGTTCTTTCCAAATG TAACACATAATATCGGCATTGTTATTGCGATATGGGCTCCAATTGTCCTT GTCTATTTTATGGATGCGCAAATATGGTATGCCatattttctactttatttGGTGGGATTCATGGAGCCTTCAGCCATTTGGGCGAG ATACGGACACTTGGAATGTTACGATCCAGATTTGCAGCTGTACCTTCAGCTTTCTGTGAACGTCTTGTGCCATTACTAGAtaaggaaaacaaaaggaatcacttg GATCCATTGCAAGAACGGAAGAACATTGCCAGTTTTTCTCAGGTGTGGAATGAGTTCATAAATTCCATGCGCTCGGAAGACCTGATTAGCAATAG GGACAGAAACCTGTTGTTTGTTCCATATTCATCAAATGACATCACTGTTGTCCAGTGGCCTCCTTTTCTGCTTGCTAGTAAG ATTCCCATAGCCTTAGACATGGCAAAAGATTTCAAAGGAAGTGATGATGATTTGTTTAAGAAGATCAGGAGTGATGCTTACATGCATTCAGCAGTTATTGAATGCTATGAGACACTCAAAGATATTATATTTGACCTTCTGGAAGATGAAAGAGATAAGAT GATTCTGATGCAGATATGTCAAGATATAGATAATAGCATACATGGCAAGAaacttttatacaattttaaaatgagCGAGCTGCCTCAACTAAGTGAGAAGTTGGAGAAATTTCTAAAGCTATTG CAAGCTGAGGAGGACAAAATTTCTGAAGCTCAAATAATCAATGTTCTACAGGATATTATGGAGATAATCACACGGGATATTATGGTCGCTGACAATCA AATCCTGGAAAATGTTCACCATGGTTCAAATGGCAACAAAGAGCAGAGGTTTGAAAGACTTGACATCGACAAGATGCTGCAAAAATCTTGGAAGGACAAG GTTGTTAGGCTCTATTTGCTATTGACTGTCAAGGAATCTGCCATAAATGTGCCTCAGAACTTGGAGGCTCGCCGCCGCATAACTTTCTTTGCAAACTCCTTGTTTATGACTATGCCAAGTGCTCCAAAAATCCGGAAGATGCTGCCCTTTAG TGTTTTAACTCCATATTACAAAGAAGACGTCCTTTATTCTGTGGACGAActaaagaaggaaaatgaggaTGGGATATCAGTTTTGTTCTACctacaaaaaatatatcctG ATGAATGGACAAATCTCCAAGAACGCATGGCAGAAACTATAGATACTAAAAAAGATTGTGAACCTGGAGATCGTGAGAAAGCAAAGATGGAGTTAATTTGTGAGTGGGTATCTTACAGAGGGCAGACACTTGCTAGAACAG TGAGAGGGATGATGTACTACAAAAAAGCTCTGGAACTTCAATGCTTCCTGGATTTTGCAGGAGATAATG CTATTTACAGTGGCTACCAAAGCTTGGTTTTAAATGAGATGGAGAAGAAGGCTTTCAATGATCGTGCACAAGCCCTGGCTGATTTGAAGTTCACCTATGTTGTCTCTTGTCAGGTTTACGGGAATCAGAAAAAATCTGATGATCCTAGGGATAAAAGCTGTTACAGTAATATTCTTAATCTAATGTTAAA GTATCCATCTCTACGCGTTGCTTACATagatgaaggagaagagaaagtAAATGGAAAAACTGAAAAGCTGTATTTCTCTGTTCTTGTCAAGGGAGGGGAAAAGTATGATGAG GAAGTATATCGCATCAAGCTTCCAGGGCGCCCAGTAGATATTGGTGAAGGGAAACctgaaaatcaaaatcatgcCATTATCTTTACTCGTGGAGAAGCGCTGCAAACAATAGACATGAATCAG GATAATTACTTTGAAGAAGCTTTCAAAATGAGGAATGTATTGGAGGAATTCCTGAAACGTCGCCGAAGCCGGCGGAAGCCGACAATACTAGGTCTAAGGGAGCATATATTCACTGGAAG TGTGTCATCACTAGCATGGTTCATGTCCAATCAGGAGACGAGTTTTGTAACTATTGGGCAACGAATCTTGGCAAATCCTCTTAG GGTGAGGTTCCACTATGGTCATCCTGATATATTTGACAGAATCTTTCACATAACAAGAGGTGGAATAAGCAAGGCTTCAAGAGTAATTAACTTAAGTGAAGATATATTTGCAG GATATAATTCAACTCTGCGTGGGGGATTTATAACCCATCATGAGTACATCCAAGTTGGTAAGGGACGTGATGTGGGAATGAATCAAATATCTCTTTTTGAGGCAAAGGTTGCAAATGGAAATGGAGAGCAGACACTTAGCCGTGATGTTTATCGTCTCGGGCGACGATTTGACTTCTATAGGATGTTGTCATTCTACTTTACAACAGTGGGTTTCTATTTTAGTAGTATG GTGACCGTGCTTACTGTATATGTGTTTTTATATGGACGTTTGTACATGGTCATGAGTGGTGTGGAAAGAGAGATTCTCGAGAACACAAGCATACGACATAGCAAGGCTCTTGAAGAGGCTTTGGCTACCCAATCTGTTTTTCAATTGGGCTTACTGCTAGTTCTGCCCATGGTTATGGAAATTGGCCTGGAAAAAGGATTTCGTACTGCCCTTGGTGATTTTGTCATCATGCAGCTACAGCTGGCATCTGTATTCTTTACATTTCAGCTTGGGACAAAAGCACATTATTATGGAAGAACAATCTTGCATGGAGGTTCCAAGTATCGTGCTACAGGCCGTGGATTTGTTGTTTTTCATGCAAAGTTTGCTGACAACTACAGGATGTATTCCCGAAGTCACTTTGTGAAGGGGTTGGAGCTTTTTATTCTATTGGTCGTCTATGAAGTTTATGGGGAATCATATCGAAGTTCAAATCTTTATTTGTTTGTCACTATCTCTATGTGGTTTCTTGTGGCTTCTTGGTTGTTTGCTCCTTTCCTGTTCAATCCATCTGGTTTTGACTGGCAAAAGACAGTAGATGATTGGACAGACTGGAAGAGATGGATGGGAAATCGTGGCGGTATTGGGATTGCACCTGATAAAAGTTGGGAATCATGGTGGAATGAAGAACAGGAACACCTCAAACACACAAATATCAGGGGGAGAGTGCTGGAGATAATACTTTCATTTCGCTTCTTTGTTTACCAGTATGGAATTGTCTACCACCTTGATATAACTCATCACAGCAAGAGCATACTG GTCTACGCACTTTCTTGGTTGGTTATGGTGACTGCTCTTCTTGTCTTAAAG ATGGTATCAATGGGTAGGCGAAGATTTGGAACCGACTTTCAGCTCATGTTCAGGATTCTCAAAGCCCTTCTTTTCCTTGGCTTCATATCAGTCATGACTGTCTTATTTGTTGTATGTGGACTCACCGTGTCAGATTTGTTTGCTGCTATCCTTGCCTTCACGCCCACAGGATGGGCCCTTGTTCTT ATTGGGCAAGCATGCAGGACACTATTGAACCGAGTTGGATTCTGGGAATCAATAAAGGAGCTAGCGAGAGGATACGAATATATAATGGGGCTGATAATTTTCATGCCCACAGCCATTTTGTCTTGGTTCCCATTTGTATCTGAATTCCAAACACGCCTGCTCTTCAATCAAGCATTTAGTAGAGGCCTCCAGATTTCAATGATTCTTGcgggaaagaaggaaaaaactcCTTGA